A window from Clupea harengus chromosome 14, Ch_v2.0.2, whole genome shotgun sequence encodes these proteins:
- the gchfr gene encoding GTP cyclohydrolase 1 feedback regulatory protein, whose protein sequence is MPYVLISTQIRLETGPTMVGDEYADPAIMTYLGARKTTILGNNFSEYHVDEPPRLVLDKLETLGYRVVSMTGVGQTLVWCLHKETM, encoded by the exons ATGCCGTACGTTCTCATCAGTACCCAGATTCGCCTG GAGACGGGTCCAACCATGGTTGGAGATGAGTACGCTGATCCAGCAATAATGACCTACCTCGGAGCCAGGAAAACAACCATACTGGGAAACAACTT CTCAGAGTACCACGTGGATGAGCCTCCCCGGTTGGTTCTGGACAAGCTGGAGACGCTAGGCTACCGTGTCGTGTCCATGACAGGGGTGGGCCAAACCCTGGTCTGGTGCTTGCACAAGGAGAccatgtga